In Bordetella holmesii ATCC 51541, the following proteins share a genomic window:
- a CDS encoding acetyltransferase domain protein: protein MTAIASDIQLRPLERGDLHFVHALNNNDAIMRYWFEEPYEAYDELMALYDRHIHDQFERRFIVQREAGQMVGLVELVEINHIHRRAEFQIIIAPGFQGHGYAKAATRIAIG from the coding sequence ATGACAGCCATTGCCAGTGATATCCAACTGCGCCCTTTGGAGCGCGGTGACCTGCATTTCGTGCATGCGCTCAACAACAACGACGCGATCATGCGCTACTGGTTCGAGGAGCCCTACGAGGCTTATGACGAACTGATGGCGCTCTATGACAGGCACATCCACGACCAGTTCGAGCGCCGTTTCATCGTGCAGCGTGAGGCCGGCCAGATGGTGGGTCTGGTCGAACTGGTCGAAATCAACCATATCCACCGGCGCGCCGAGTTCCAGATCATCATCGCACCGGGTTTTCAGGGGCACGGCTATGCCAAGGCCGCCACCCGGATTGCCATCGGGTAG
- a CDS encoding integrase core domain protein: MAFTDIHPDERFPSAVQFLKDAVAYYQRLGVTIQRLLTDNGSAFRSRAFAALCHELGIKHRFTRPYRPQTNGKAERFIQSALREWAYAHTYQNSQHRADAMKSWLHHYNWHRPHHGIGRAVPISRLNLDEYNLLTVHS; this comes from the coding sequence GTGGCCTTCACCGACATCCACCCCGACGAGCGCTTCCCCAGCGCCGTCCAGTTCCTCAAGGACGCAGTGGCCTACTACCAGCGCCTGGGCGTGACCATCCAGCGCTTGCTCACCGACAATGGCTCGGCCTTTCGCAGCCGCGCCTTCGCCGCGCTGTGCCATGAGCTGGGCATCAAGCACCGCTTTACCCGACCTTACCGCCCACAGACCAATGGCAAGGCCGAACGCTTCATCCAGTCGGCCTTGCGTGAGTGGGCTTACGCTCACACCTACCAGAACTCCCAACACCGAGCCGATGCCATGAAATCCTGGCTACACCACTACAACTGGCATCGACCCCACCACGGCATCGGGCGCGCTGTACCCATCTCCAGACTCAACCTGGACGAATACAACCTATTGACAGTTCACAGCTAG
- the speG gene encoding spermidine N(1)-acetyltransferase, with the protein MLNLHKVYLVVDKQNEAAVHIYQACGFSVEGELREEFFPMDVIAMLTG; encoded by the coding sequence GTGCTGAACTTGCACAAGGTTTATCTGGTCGTCGACAAGCAGAATGAGGCCGCCGTTCACATCTATCAGGCCTGCGGTTTCTCGGTGGAAGGTGAGCTGCGCGAGGAATTTTTTCCAATGGACGTTATCGCGATGCTTACCGGATGA
- the egtB gene encoding ergothioneine biosynthesis EgtB family protein, which produces MMSARPFAASNVTCALTHPHSVAAPADAAARLLQMRAMTEALAAPLTAEDCQAQSMPDCSPVKWHLAHTTWFFETFVLARHDPRYRARHPQYRVLFNSYYQAVGDRHPRPQRGLLTRPSLKEVLDYRHEVEHAVANLLTQHPGDDALHQIVELGINHEEQHQELILTDLKHLLSCNPALPAYLPAAGLTLPPATPTGWTRYAGGQTRIGHSGDGFAFDNECPAHDVLLPSFHLANRLVTQYEYLQFMLDGGYRRPDLWLSQGWDTVCAQGWRAPLYWQGQQDEWQAFTLAGLQPLDLQAPVCHVSYFEADAYARWSRVRLPREAEWELAALRHPAATANLLESGHYAPCPAPRPGVAGGPVQLIGDVWEWTASAYDAYPGFHAAAGAIGEYNGKFMCNQYVLRGGSCVTPQRHIRNTYRNFFPPEARWQFSGIRLARDN; this is translated from the coding sequence ATGATGTCCGCCCGCCCCTTCGCCGCCAGCAACGTGACCTGTGCGCTGACCCATCCGCACTCGGTTGCCGCTCCTGCCGATGCCGCCGCGCGCCTGCTTCAGATGCGCGCAATGACCGAAGCTCTGGCCGCCCCGCTTACGGCGGAGGACTGCCAGGCGCAATCCATGCCGGACTGCAGCCCCGTCAAATGGCACCTTGCGCATACCACCTGGTTCTTCGAGACATTTGTCCTGGCCCGCCATGATCCCAGGTACCGGGCGCGCCACCCCCAATACCGTGTGCTGTTCAACTCTTACTACCAAGCCGTGGGAGACAGGCATCCCCGCCCGCAGCGGGGACTGCTTACTCGCCCCAGCCTCAAAGAGGTACTGGACTACCGTCACGAGGTCGAACACGCGGTGGCCAATCTATTGACCCAGCACCCCGGCGATGACGCGCTGCATCAAATCGTGGAGCTGGGCATCAACCATGAAGAGCAGCACCAAGAGCTCATCCTGACTGATCTGAAGCACTTGCTATCCTGCAACCCGGCGCTGCCCGCCTATTTGCCCGCGGCGGGGCTGACGCTGCCACCCGCCACCCCAACCGGATGGACCCGCTATGCCGGCGGCCAGACCCGTATCGGGCACTCTGGCGACGGTTTCGCGTTCGACAACGAATGCCCCGCGCATGACGTGCTGCTGCCATCCTTCCATTTGGCCAATCGTTTAGTCACTCAATACGAGTACCTTCAGTTCATGCTCGATGGCGGCTACCGCCGGCCCGACCTCTGGCTATCGCAGGGCTGGGACACCGTATGTGCCCAGGGCTGGCGCGCGCCCCTGTACTGGCAGGGCCAACAGGACGAGTGGCAGGCATTTACGCTGGCCGGCCTGCAGCCCCTCGATCTGCAAGCACCCGTCTGCCACGTGAGCTATTTTGAGGCCGACGCCTATGCCCGTTGGTCGCGGGTACGCCTGCCGCGCGAAGCCGAATGGGAACTCGCCGCGCTCCGCCATCCCGCAGCCACGGCCAACCTGCTTGAAAGCGGACACTACGCCCCCTGCCCCGCACCGCGGCCCGGTGTTGCGGGCGGGCCGGTGCAACTCATCGGCGACGTCTGGGAATGGACGGCCAGCGCCTATGACGCCTACCCCGGCTTTCACGCGGCCGCAGGCGCCATCGGCGAATACAACGGCAAGTTCATGTGCAACCAGTATGTCTTGCGAGGTGGATCCTGCGTGACCCCGCAACGCCACATCCGCAACACCTACCGCAACTTCTTCCCGCCCGAGGCGCGCTGGCAGTTCAGTGGCATCCGACTGGCACGCGATAACTGA
- a CDS encoding helix-turn-helix family protein, which yields MNTHKHARLTFLRRLEMVQQLIAHQVCVPEAARAYGVTAPTVRKWLGRFLAQGQAGLADASSRPTVSPRAIAPAKALAIVELRRKRLTQARIAQALGVSASTVSRVLARAGLSHLADLEPAEPVVRYEHQAPGDLLHIDIKKLGRIQRPGHRVTGNRRDTVEGARLGLRLRGHR from the coding sequence ATGAACACCCATAAGCATGCCCGATTGACCTTCCTACGTCGCCTCGAAATGGTCCAGCAATTGATCGCCCATCAAGTTTGTGTGCCTGAAGCGGCCCGCGCCTATGGGGTCACCGCGCCGACTGTGCGCAAATGGCTGGGCCGCTTTCTGGCTCAGGGCCAGGCGGGCTTGGCCGATGCGTCCTCGCGCCCGACGGTCTCGCCCCGAGCGATTGCGCCGGCCAAGGCGCTGGCTATCGTGGAGCTGCGCCGCAAGCGGCTGACCCAAGCGCGCATCGCCCAGGCGCTGGGCGTGTCAGCCAGCACCGTCAGCCGCGTCCTGGCCCGCGCCGGTCTGTCGCACCTGGCCGACCTGGAGCCGGCCGAGCCGGTGGTGCGCTACGAGCATCAGGCCCCCGGCGATCTGCTGCACATCGACATCAAGAAGCTGGGACGTATCCAGCGCCCTGGCCACCGGGTCACGGGCAACCGACGCGATACCGTTGAGGGGGCCCGGCTGGGACTTCGTCTTCGTGGCCATCGATGA
- a CDS encoding integrase core domain protein — protein sequence MVERVIRTLKEQCAHRRRFETIQHASRVVGDWIRFYNYRRRHQALGMKTPAQAFALAA from the coding sequence ATGGTCGAGCGTGTGATCCGCACGTTGAAAGAACAATGCGCGCATCGGCGCCGCTTCGAGACCATCCAGCATGCCAGCCGTGTCGTAGGGGACTGGATACGCTTTTACAACTACCGGCGCCGGCATCAGGCGCTCGGCATGAAGACCCCGGCTCAGGCATTTGCTTTAGCCGCGTAA
- a CDS encoding prokaryotic cytochrome b561 family protein, which translates to MLAAQLCGLGTCIGFLEHADDLLFRKSFLHCHSFGNGLYIDFVLITGSRSRLFHWALVACVAGAFITIKLGGLYMDWHVRFGLATLGLILFRVLWGLFGSHYARFAQFVRGPAALAAYLRGRLHVAGHNPLGALSVLAMLLALGFQAVSGLFVSDDIMIQGPLNGYIDADLAATLTRLHKANEWVLIALLGLHVLAVLWHTLVRREPLIKTMITGDASEAAATRGCVPARDDAAMRLRALLIAACCAGVVLWVNSLQTLPAY; encoded by the coding sequence GTGCTTGCGGCACAACTCTGCGGGCTTGGCACCTGCATCGGCTTCCTTGAGCACGCCGATGATTTGCTCTTCCGTAAATCGTTTCTTCATTGCCATTCCTTTGGGAACGGACTCTACATCGATTTCGTACTAATCACGGGGAGCAGGTCACGGTTATTCCACTGGGCCCTGGTGGCCTGTGTTGCGGGTGCTTTCATCACGATCAAACTGGGCGGCCTGTACATGGACTGGCATGTACGCTTCGGGCTGGCCACACTGGGCCTCATCCTGTTTCGTGTGCTGTGGGGGCTGTTCGGCTCGCATTACGCCCGTTTTGCACAGTTTGTACGCGGACCGGCCGCGCTGGCCGCCTATCTTCGCGGCCGATTGCACGTTGCCGGCCACAATCCGCTCGGAGCGCTGTCCGTGCTGGCCATGCTGCTGGCGCTGGGATTTCAGGCTGTCAGCGGATTGTTTGTCAGCGATGACATCATGATCCAGGGTCCGCTCAACGGCTATATCGACGCCGATCTTGCTGCGACACTGACACGCCTGCACAAAGCCAATGAGTGGGTGCTGATTGCGCTGCTTGGCTTGCATGTGCTGGCGGTGCTGTGGCATACCCTGGTGCGCCGTGAGCCGCTGATAAAAACCATGATCACCGGCGACGCCTCGGAAGCGGCGGCGACCCGGGGATGCGTGCCTGCGCGCGACGACGCCGCCATGCGCCTGCGTGCGCTACTCATTGCCGCCTGTTGTGCCGGGGTGGTGCTGTGGGTAAACAGCCTGCAAACGCTACCCGCTTACTGA
- a CDS encoding putative transposase InsI for insertion sequence element IS30B/C/D, translated as MAVYFCDPGCPWQRGTNENTNGLLRQYFPKKTSLANYTQDDLNEVATKLNNRPRKTLGFKTPAEALDELLH; from the coding sequence ATGGCCGTTTACTTCTGTGATCCGGGCTGCCCTTGGCAACGAGGAACCAACGAAAATACGAACGGCTTGCTACGTCAATATTTCCCTAAAAAAACCAGCTTGGCCAACTATACCCAGGACGACCTCAACGAAGTCGCCACCAAGCTAAACAACCGCCCCAGAAAGACGTTAGGGTTCAAAACCCCGGCCGAAGCGTTAGACGAACTGTTGCACTGA
- the egtD gene encoding dimethylhistidine N-methyltransferase, which produces MFSAITLLPEYYPTRCEAEILSEHGAAIAQRAGTVRTLIDLGAGDCAKAEKLLPALQPQCYMPVDISVDYLRQAVQRLKRSHPRLDILPIEQDFAAGLTLPPLTAREGRLIFFPGSSIGNLDRPQALGLLRSMARLGAQALIGVDRVKPRDILEQAYDDALHLTAAFNLNLLRHVNHILHSNFDARDWEHMARYDASRQRVEMHLRALHDVKVEWPGERRQFNTGETIHTESSYKYTTEGFEALLHEAGFHDVQHWSDARDWFTVYHARS; this is translated from the coding sequence TTGTTCAGCGCCATCACGCTACTGCCGGAGTATTACCCCACCCGCTGCGAGGCAGAAATATTGTCGGAGCATGGCGCAGCCATCGCGCAGCGGGCCGGCACCGTACGCACACTCATCGATCTTGGAGCGGGCGACTGCGCCAAGGCGGAGAAACTACTACCCGCCCTACAACCGCAGTGCTACATGCCGGTGGATATTTCTGTCGACTATCTACGTCAGGCCGTGCAGCGTCTGAAGCGTAGCCATCCCCGACTGGACATCCTGCCCATCGAGCAGGATTTCGCCGCCGGCCTGACGCTGCCCCCGCTCACCGCACGCGAGGGCCGACTGATTTTCTTTCCCGGATCCAGCATCGGCAATCTGGACCGCCCCCAAGCTCTTGGCCTGCTGCGCAGCATGGCCCGGCTTGGCGCCCAAGCGCTGATCGGCGTGGACCGTGTCAAGCCGCGTGACATCCTCGAGCAGGCTTATGACGATGCATTGCACCTGACCGCAGCGTTCAATCTGAACCTGTTGCGGCACGTCAATCACATCCTGCACAGCAATTTCGACGCCCGCGACTGGGAGCACATGGCGCGCTACGATGCTTCCCGGCAGCGGGTTGAAATGCATCTGCGCGCCCTGCACGACGTGAAGGTCGAGTGGCCCGGCGAACGCCGACAGTTCAATACCGGCGAAACCATACACACCGAAAGCTCCTACAAATACACCACGGAAGGCTTTGAAGCCTTGCTGCATGAGGCCGGCTTCCACGACGTGCAACACTGGTCAGATGCACGCGACTGGTTCACCGTCTATCACGCGCGCAGTTGA
- a CDS encoding diguanylate cyclase domain protein — MFVARWKKICAPYPAEVIHLALERIDRQAGELATAFYETMLADEAAAYFLSDQLVHQKLHASLQSWLRTVFGAAVHHDYASAVTFQQRVGEVHARIDIPFYLVMQGTRMLINHLRAGVAHDDDVPQTLRWPLADYLGEIMLFSIEMMSLAYANSHDRNARAEEGYRLLSLSQNVGTEKERQRAALLDWENQLLFGLSVGDSRAMLPRLRKSEFGLWFTHKAAHAFEGAQETTQARLQIEAIDRLLDESDDPQDRLRLLHAVREATRTLAYLVDALFEKANHLDSGRDTLTYLLNRKFLHVVMSKEVSYARKTDSPLSVLMVDIDYFKTVNDEYGHDAGDVVLQQVAALVSTYSRGGDYTFRLGGEEFLVVLVDADSTQAQHVAENLRQRLQDKALLLPDGSQKRVTMSVGVATHDGHPDYQRLLKRADDALYAAKARGRNTCVLAD; from the coding sequence ATGTTCGTGGCGCGCTGGAAAAAAATCTGCGCGCCGTACCCCGCCGAAGTCATCCACCTGGCCCTTGAGCGCATCGACAGACAGGCTGGCGAGCTTGCCACTGCCTTCTACGAGACCATGCTGGCCGACGAGGCGGCCGCCTATTTTCTATCTGACCAACTCGTCCACCAGAAACTGCACGCCTCATTGCAAAGCTGGCTCCGAACGGTGTTCGGCGCAGCAGTTCATCATGACTATGCGAGTGCCGTCACGTTTCAGCAGCGCGTGGGTGAGGTGCACGCGCGCATAGACATCCCCTTCTATCTCGTGATGCAGGGCACCCGCATGCTGATCAATCACCTGCGGGCCGGCGTGGCTCACGACGACGATGTTCCGCAGACGTTGCGCTGGCCACTGGCTGACTATCTGGGCGAGATCATGCTGTTCTCCATCGAGATGATGTCGCTCGCCTACGCCAACTCGCACGATCGCAATGCGCGCGCCGAAGAAGGCTATCGTTTGCTCAGCCTGTCTCAAAATGTGGGCACAGAAAAGGAACGTCAACGCGCCGCCCTGCTGGATTGGGAGAACCAGTTGTTGTTCGGCCTGTCGGTCGGCGACAGCCGGGCAATGCTTCCCCGGCTGCGAAAATCCGAGTTTGGGCTATGGTTCACGCACAAGGCCGCACATGCTTTCGAAGGCGCCCAGGAGACCACGCAGGCACGGTTGCAGATCGAGGCGATCGACAGGCTGCTCGATGAGAGCGACGACCCACAGGACCGTCTGCGGCTATTGCACGCCGTACGTGAAGCCACCAGGACCCTGGCCTACCTCGTCGACGCCCTGTTCGAGAAAGCCAATCACCTGGACTCCGGCAGAGACACGCTGACCTACTTGCTGAACCGAAAATTCCTGCATGTCGTCATGAGCAAGGAGGTGTCTTATGCCCGCAAAACCGACTCGCCATTGTCGGTGCTGATGGTGGACATCGATTACTTCAAAACCGTCAATGATGAATATGGCCATGATGCCGGCGACGTCGTGTTGCAACAGGTCGCCGCGCTCGTATCCACGTACAGCCGCGGCGGCGACTACACATTCAGGCTGGGCGGGGAGGAATTCCTGGTGGTACTGGTGGACGCCGACTCGACACAGGCACAGCACGTAGCCGAGAATCTGCGCCAACGCCTGCAGGACAAGGCGCTTTTGCTGCCTGACGGCTCACAAAAGCGAGTCACAATGAGCGTGGGGGTGGCCACCCACGATGGCCATCCCGACTATCAGCGCCTGCTCAAGCGCGCCGACGATGCACTCTATGCAGCCAAAGCACGCGGGCGCAATACCTGTGTACTGGCCGATTAA
- a CDS encoding integrase core domain protein produces the protein MTERSMGVTRACGLVGISRSLFAYESTRSGDAALTERMKEMAVAKRRYGYRRIHVLLRREGWQANHKRIWRLYSLAGLSVRKRKRKRIAATERVVRPAAIAPNQSWSMDFVADGLAYGRRFRCLTIVDDYTRECLAIEVDTSLPGLRVAMVLQRLAEMRGLPRSITVDNGPEFAGRALDAWAYQAGVKLSFIRPGKPVENAYIESFNGKFRDECLNEHWFLSLRQAKSLIENWRVEYNTDRPHSALGYLTPAQFVQAHQKEGLLPLGSMSVPY, from the coding sequence ATGACCGAGCGCAGCATGGGTGTTACCCGGGCCTGTGGGCTGGTAGGAATTTCGCGGTCGCTGTTTGCCTACGAGAGCACACGCTCAGGCGATGCTGCGCTGACCGAGCGCATGAAAGAGATGGCAGTGGCGAAACGACGCTACGGCTATCGGAGGATCCATGTGCTCTTACGTCGCGAAGGCTGGCAAGCAAATCACAAGCGAATCTGGCGGCTGTACAGTCTGGCAGGGTTAAGCGTGCGAAAACGAAAGCGTAAGCGAATCGCGGCGACCGAGCGCGTGGTTCGCCCAGCGGCAATCGCGCCGAATCAGAGTTGGTCAATGGACTTTGTGGCCGACGGCCTAGCCTATGGCCGCCGATTCCGCTGTTTGACTATCGTCGATGACTACACTCGCGAATGCCTGGCCATCGAGGTCGATACGTCGTTGCCGGGACTGCGTGTTGCCATGGTGCTGCAACGGCTGGCGGAGATGCGTGGCCTGCCGCGATCTATTACCGTGGACAACGGGCCAGAGTTCGCCGGAAGAGCCTTGGACGCCTGGGCCTACCAAGCAGGCGTAAAGCTGTCGTTTATTCGGCCGGGTAAGCCGGTGGAGAACGCTTATATCGAAAGTTTCAACGGCAAGTTCCGCGACGAATGCCTTAACGAGCACTGGTTCTTGTCCCTGCGACAGGCTAAAAGCTTGATCGAAAACTGGCGAGTCGAGTACAACACCGATCGGCCTCACAGCGCGCTCGGATATTTAACGCCGGCGCAATTCGTGCAGGCTCATCAGAAAGAAGGTCTTTTACCCCTGGGCTCTATGTCGGTGCCGTACTAA